A genomic region of Anaerolineales bacterium contains the following coding sequences:
- the infB gene encoding translation initiation factor IF-2, translating into MAENVKDPQSKSIELPANLTVRELAEAIDASPIQIIKTLMSNGVMANINQQIDFDTAAVVAAEMGYEANLLKVDELENKPVGEVPLWRQLIANEDKANLQPRAPVVTILGHVDHGKTTLLDAIRQTSVVSEEAGGITQHIGAYQATHKDRLITFLDTPGHAAFTAMRSRGAQGADVVILVVAADDGVMPQTKEALAHARAARVPLVVALTKVDRPNANQELVKKQLADNGLIPDEWDGDTIVVPVSAKQKMGLEDLLEAILLVADNTEILANPNGEVIGTVIEGERDPSRGVIATLLVQNGTLNMGDTVVVGTTHGRLRAMFDFAGKKIESAGPSTPVSVMGLNDVPVAGEPFRVVENEREARVLVAERIEKEKAEKTNSAGPLTLESMFEAFQAGHVRELRLIVKADVQGSLEPIVSSLEEMKSTDKEGEIGVHVLHTGTGNISESDIQLAAASKAIVMGFNVVADGPAQRKAEKEGVSIRIYDIIYRMTEDVEKALKGMLKPELKERVIGKAEVLQVFKISRYGKIAGCRVTEGELRRGAFIRIYRGGTLVHEGDLSSLKHEKDDVKEVKTGFECGINLKDFDDFKEKDVIECYVRELVAAQ; encoded by the coding sequence ATGGCAGAAAATGTGAAAGATCCTCAGAGCAAGTCCATTGAGCTCCCCGCCAACCTCACCGTGCGTGAGTTGGCCGAAGCCATTGATGCCAGCCCGATCCAGATCATCAAGACCCTGATGTCTAACGGGGTCATGGCCAATATCAACCAGCAGATCGATTTCGATACCGCCGCCGTGGTGGCCGCTGAAATGGGCTACGAGGCCAACCTGTTGAAGGTGGACGAGCTGGAGAACAAGCCGGTGGGCGAGGTGCCCCTGTGGCGCCAACTGATCGCCAACGAAGATAAGGCTAACCTGCAGCCGCGTGCCCCGGTGGTAACCATTCTCGGTCACGTAGATCACGGTAAAACCACGCTGCTGGATGCCATTCGCCAGACCTCCGTGGTGAGCGAAGAGGCCGGTGGCATCACCCAGCATATCGGCGCCTATCAGGCCACCCACAAGGATCGCTTGATCACCTTCCTGGATACGCCGGGCCATGCGGCCTTCACCGCCATGCGTTCGCGCGGCGCCCAGGGCGCTGATGTGGTCATCCTGGTGGTCGCCGCCGATGACGGCGTGATGCCGCAGACCAAAGAAGCGCTGGCGCACGCCCGTGCTGCCCGCGTTCCGCTAGTGGTGGCGCTCACCAAGGTGGATCGCCCCAACGCCAATCAAGAGCTGGTCAAGAAGCAGTTGGCCGACAATGGCCTGATCCCGGATGAGTGGGATGGTGACACCATCGTGGTGCCCGTCTCGGCCAAGCAGAAGATGGGCTTGGAAGACCTGCTGGAAGCGATCCTGCTGGTGGCGGATAACACTGAAATTTTGGCCAACCCCAACGGTGAAGTTATCGGCACGGTGATCGAGGGCGAGCGCGATCCTTCGCGCGGCGTGATCGCCACGCTGCTGGTGCAGAATGGCACGCTCAACATGGGCGACACCGTAGTAGTGGGCACCACGCATGGCCGCTTGCGCGCCATGTTCGATTTCGCCGGCAAGAAGATCGAGAGCGCCGGCCCTTCCACGCCGGTTTCGGTGATGGGCTTGAATGATGTGCCCGTGGCGGGTGAACCCTTCCGCGTCGTAGAGAACGAACGCGAAGCGCGCGTCCTCGTGGCTGAGCGCATCGAAAAAGAGAAAGCCGAGAAAACCAACTCCGCTGGCCCGCTGACCCTGGAGAGCATGTTCGAAGCCTTCCAGGCCGGGCATGTGCGCGAGCTGCGCTTGATCGTCAAGGCTGATGTGCAAGGTTCGCTGGAGCCGATTGTCTCCTCTTTGGAAGAGATGAAATCGACTGACAAAGAGGGCGAGATCGGCGTGCATGTACTGCACACCGGCACTGGCAACATCAGTGAGAGCGATATTCAGCTCGCCGCGGCCTCCAAGGCGATCGTCATGGGCTTCAATGTTGTGGCGGATGGCCCGGCGCAACGCAAGGCCGAAAAAGAAGGTGTCTCCATCCGTATCTACGACATCATCTATCGCATGACCGAAGATGTAGAGAAGGCGCTTAAGGGCATGCTCAAGCCCGAGCTCAAAGAACGGGTGATCGGCAAGGCGGAAGTATTGCAGGTCTTCAAGATCAGCCGCTACGGCAAAATTGCCGGCTGCCGCGTCACCGAAGGTGAGCTGCGCCGCGGCGCGTTCATTCGTATCTACCGCGGCGGCACCCTGGTGCACGAGGGCGATCTCAGCTCGCTGAAGCATGAGAAGGATGACGTCAAAGAGGTCAAGACCGGCTTTGAGTGCGGGATCAACCTCAAGGACTTCGATGACTTCAAGGAAAAAGATGTCATCGAGTGCTATGTGCGCGAGCTGGTGGCGGCCCAGTAG
- a CDS encoding YlxR family protein: MAKPTKPSSGRPRHVPQRTCVACRETEAKATLVRLVRTADGVFADPTGKQPGRGAYLHAQRSCWERGIRHSLASALRTNLSEADVQRLSAFFDALPPSE, encoded by the coding sequence ATGGCGAAGCCCACGAAGCCATCTTCTGGGCGTCCCCGGCATGTGCCCCAGCGCACCTGCGTAGCCTGCCGCGAAACTGAGGCCAAGGCTACGCTGGTGCGCCTGGTGCGCACGGCAGATGGCGTCTTTGCAGATCCCACCGGCAAACAGCCGGGGCGCGGGGCCTACTTGCATGCCCAGCGTAGCTGCTGGGAGCGTGGCATCCGCCACAGCCTGGCCAGCGCCCTGCGCACCAACCTCAGCGAGGCGGATGTGCAGCGGCTGAGCGCATTTTTTGACGCGCTGCCGCCGAGTGAGTAG
- the nusA gene encoding transcription termination/antitermination protein NusA, with protein MKKEFALAFNEVLDDKQLPRDVVVGALEAALVSAYRKTVNASAAQQIEARINETTGEMQIYAEKEVVEEVQDQRTEVTLEDARKETPEAQLDDIVMVESTPEDFGRVAAQAARQMIQQRIREAERSAQKDHFSTLEGEIVNGVVQAANPHMITIGLDRKAEGKMPRSQQIPGERFRVHDRVRALLLEVKDTTRGPEIILSRAHKDFLRRLLEDEVPEIYQGLVEIRSIAREPGYRSKVAVSALQTGIDPVGACVGMRGVRIQAIVRELHDEKIDVIEWNSDPSQFIAKALSPARVTGVYLEELGGGKTATVVVPEDQLSLAIGRDGQNARLAAKLTAWRIDIKSLPEAAADALAKAQADASFLEQNPEWGEQLPLVEVALAKKAEGRPLTPEEYSLLGRFVDRIERGAQSEREAILDAERQKRADVEATLPQSAFDIPLDDLGLAPSLAIKLSGEGYSTIGELMTQLALDSDVLLAMEGIGPETLKAIQAAVDAFDFPVVEAAEVVEAEPVLAEPEPQPVAEAPQAVAPAAVEAVEDDAPVQLSQEDEDLLAAMQAERPAPGQSLEEIFAKTTAKLTPGKGKPASSPAADDKKKKKKKKFRELDYDPDTDTTIPHMRDEWEQD; from the coding sequence ATGAAGAAAGAATTCGCTCTGGCATTCAATGAAGTCCTGGATGACAAGCAGCTGCCGCGCGACGTAGTCGTCGGCGCATTGGAGGCTGCGCTGGTTTCGGCCTACCGCAAGACGGTCAATGCATCCGCGGCCCAGCAGATCGAGGCGCGCATCAATGAGACCACTGGCGAGATGCAGATCTACGCCGAAAAAGAAGTGGTGGAAGAGGTGCAAGACCAGCGCACGGAAGTGACGCTGGAGGACGCCCGCAAAGAGACCCCAGAAGCCCAACTGGATGACATCGTGATGGTGGAAAGCACGCCCGAAGATTTCGGGCGCGTGGCCGCCCAGGCGGCGCGCCAAATGATCCAGCAGCGCATCCGCGAAGCCGAACGTTCCGCCCAGAAGGATCACTTCTCCACCCTGGAAGGCGAGATCGTCAACGGTGTGGTGCAGGCGGCCAACCCGCACATGATCACGATTGGCCTCGACCGCAAGGCCGAAGGCAAGATGCCGCGCAGCCAGCAAATTCCTGGCGAGCGTTTCCGCGTGCATGACCGCGTGCGCGCCCTGCTGCTCGAGGTCAAAGACACCACGCGCGGCCCCGAAATTATCCTCAGCCGCGCCCACAAAGACTTCCTGCGCCGTTTGCTCGAAGACGAGGTGCCTGAGATCTACCAGGGCTTGGTGGAGATTCGTTCCATCGCCCGCGAACCCGGTTACCGCTCCAAGGTGGCCGTCTCGGCGCTGCAAACCGGTATTGACCCGGTGGGCGCTTGTGTAGGTATGCGCGGCGTGCGCATCCAGGCCATCGTGCGCGAGCTGCACGACGAAAAGATCGACGTCATCGAATGGAATTCGGATCCCTCGCAGTTCATTGCCAAGGCGCTCAGCCCGGCGCGCGTGACCGGCGTCTATCTCGAGGAGCTCGGCGGCGGCAAGACCGCCACGGTGGTGGTGCCCGAAGACCAGCTTAGCCTGGCGATCGGCCGCGATGGGCAGAATGCCCGCCTGGCCGCCAAGCTGACCGCCTGGCGTATTGACATCAAGAGCCTGCCCGAGGCGGCGGCGGATGCCCTGGCCAAAGCCCAGGCGGATGCTAGCTTCCTGGAGCAGAACCCCGAATGGGGCGAGCAACTGCCTTTGGTGGAAGTGGCGCTGGCCAAGAAAGCCGAGGGCCGCCCGCTTACCCCTGAAGAATATAGTTTGCTTGGCCGCTTTGTGGATCGCATTGAACGCGGCGCCCAGAGCGAACGCGAAGCCATCCTGGATGCCGAGCGGCAGAAGCGCGCCGATGTGGAAGCTACGCTGCCGCAAAGCGCCTTCGATATTCCGCTCGACGATCTGGGCCTGGCGCCGAGTTTGGCGATCAAGCTCAGCGGCGAGGGCTACTCCACGATTGGCGAGCTGATGACCCAGCTCGCCTTGGATAGCGATGTGCTACTGGCAATGGAAGGCATTGGCCCGGAGACCTTGAAGGCCATTCAAGCCGCGGTTGACGCGTTTGACTTCCCGGTGGTGGAAGCTGCCGAGGTGGTGGAAGCCGAGCCGGTGCTTGCCGAGCCGGAGCCGCAGCCAGTAGCGGAAGCGCCGCAGGCCGTGGCCCCCGCTGCCGTAGAGGCGGTGGAAGACGACGCTCCGGTGCAGCTCTCGCAGGAAGATGAAGACCTGCTGGCGGCGATGCAGGCCGAACGCCCCGCCCCCGGCCAGTCTCTGGAAGAGATCTTTGCCAAGACCACGGCTAAGCTCACTCCGGGCAAGGGCAAGCCTGCCAGCAGCCCGGCCGCGGACGACAAGAAGAAAAAGAAGAAAAAGAAATTCCGCGAGCTGGACTACGATCCGGATACGGATACCACCATTCCGCACATGCGGGATGAGTGGGAACAAGACTAA